From a single Pseudophryne corroboree isolate aPseCor3 chromosome 6, aPseCor3.hap2, whole genome shotgun sequence genomic region:
- the LOC134934629 gene encoding uncharacterized PE-PGRS family protein PE_PGRS46-like has product MNTEKNCQRCSDLERYCMEKHLVQDLCLIVKLMTSDMGCSTQDLLGNVRLDFHVTYFIKVVEGGDVDSFISFLRSNGKMNQLVQSFCGVLNGHLKAANVDFAVVLNGINSVVGGSLSFAFNLLGGVVSGLTGLVGGLAGAAGNIASGLLGASGNLIGAAGNIANGVAGATGNLFGAAGNLVGNLAGTAGKLVSTAGNIAGNVASTAGKLGGGVVGVATGGLGSLGGGFVGGATGGLGSLGGGVVGGATGGLGSLGGGFSWKWLY; this is encoded by the exons ATGAATACTGAAAAG AACTGCCAGAGGTGTAGCGATCTTGAAAGATACTGCATGGAAAAGCACTTAGTGCAAGATCTGTGTCTCATTGTG AAACTGATGACAAGTGACATGGGATGCAGTACCCAGGATCTTCTTGGGAATGTG AGATTGGATTTCCATGTCACATATTTCATTAAAGTTGTGGAG GGTGGAGATGTTGATTCATTTATTAGTTTTCTGAGAAGCAATGGAAAGATGAATCAACTTGTGCAATCTTTCTGTGGCGTGCTG AATGGACATTTAAAGGCTGCCAATGTTGATTTCGCAGTAGTCTTGAATGGAATCAACAGCGTTGTG GGAGGATCCCTCTCTTTTGCATTTAATCTTCTTGGTGGGGTTGTTTCTGGTTTAACTGGTCTTGTAGGTGGTCTTGCTGGTGCTGCTGGTAATATTGCAAGTGGTCTTCTTGGTGCTTCTGGTAATCTTATTGGTGCTGCTGGTAATATTGCAAATGGTGTTGCAGGTGCTACTGGTAATCTTTTTGGTGCTGCTGGAAATCTCGTAGGTAATCTTGCTGGTACTGCTGGCAAACTTGTAAGTACTGCTGGAAATATTGCAGGTAATGTTGCTAGTACTGCTGGAAAGCTTGGAGGTGGTGTTGTTGGTGTTGCTACAGGTGGTCTTGGCAGTCTTGGAGGTGGTTTTGTTGGTGGTGCTACAGGTGGTCTTGGCAGTCTTGGAGGTGGTGTTGTTGGTGGTGCTACAGGTGGTCTTGGCAGTCTTGGAGGTGGTTTT TCTTGGAAGTGGCTATATTAG